The genomic DNA ATTACAAGAGGTGATAGTCATGAGTGAACAGATTTTAGAAAAAACCCCTATCAGTCCCGTTACCGAAGATAAGGAAATTGATTTAGTAGCAGCTTTCCAGGAGTCTCAAGTTCAAGAAATTCTCGATAAACTTGATCAGGAGTTAGTCGGTTTAAAGTCCGTCAAAAACAAAATCAAAGAGATGGCAGCTTTGTTGCTGGTTGATCGTATTCGTAAAAGTCTGGGTTTAACTGCTGGTGCGCCTAGTTTGCACATGACTTTTTTAGGCAATCCAGGCATGGGTAAAACAACCGTAGCTATGCGGATGGCAGAAATTCTTTATCGTTTAGAATACATCCGTAAAGAAAACGTAATTTTAGTGACACGAGATGATTTAGTTGGCCAAGGTATCGGACAAACAGCACCCAAAACTAGGGAAGTTTTAAATAATGCTATGGGTGGTGTTTTATTAGTTGATGAAGCTTATACTTTATATCGTCCTGATCATCCTGGTGACTTTGGTTTAGAAGCTATTGAAATTCTCATGCAGGTGATGGAAAACCAACGTGATGATTTAGTCGTA from Okeanomitos corallinicola TIOX110 includes the following:
- a CDS encoding AAA family ATPase, which codes for MSEQILEKTPISPVTEDKEIDLVAAFQESQVQEILDKLDQELVGLKSVKNKIKEMAALLLVDRIRKSLGLTAGAPSLHMTFLGNPGMGKTTVAMRMAEILYRLEYIRKENVILVTRDDLVGQGIGQTAPKTREVLNNAMGGVLLVDEAYTLYRPDHPGDFGLEAIEILMQVMENQRDDLVVILAGYKDQMEKFFHSNPGMNSRIGIHVEFNDYSVDNLMIIAQSIVKAQNYCFSAEAESAFHDYLIRRKAMPHFANARSVRNAIDRARLRQANRLLSSGKKLNKQDLITIEAIDILASRVFKEGVPDCDPES